A portion of the Vibrio coralliirubri genome contains these proteins:
- a CDS encoding PhoH family protein, translating into MGETNRKLFVLDTNILLHEPFAIFSFQEHDVVIPMTVLEELDRIKDSKRDVARDARIAIRTLEDLFREATPDQISEGIPFSKDINASGSISILADYELQESIKAFADDKAGDNRILNAVLYLQNKRAPREVVLITKDINMRLRAKGAGVRFVEDYQTDQLIDDIQYLTKGFQQLEGSFWDGIDNVESRSLGGKTLHTLARAPFEPTFLNQYVIDEESDFAARVEEIEPESITLRDLSRERLMNRRAWDITPKNVYQGMAIDALLDPDIDLVILTGAAGSGKTLLAMAAALEQTIERKQFDKIIVTRNTPDIGESIGFLPGTEEEKMLPWLAAVTDTLEALHKNDHCTEGSMKYICDKANIQFKSINFMRGRSIQNAFVLLDECQNLTASQIKTIITRCGEGTKIVCSGNLAQIDSSYLTPVTSGLTYMVERFKNFEGSANIHLNGVVRSRLAEFAEENM; encoded by the coding sequence ATGGGCGAGACCAACCGGAAGCTATTTGTTTTAGACACCAATATTCTACTTCACGAACCCTTCGCTATATTTTCTTTCCAAGAGCACGATGTCGTTATCCCCATGACAGTGCTAGAAGAACTCGACAGAATCAAAGACAGTAAGAGAGATGTTGCTCGAGACGCAAGAATTGCGATTCGAACGCTCGAAGACCTGTTCAGGGAAGCCACACCAGACCAAATATCGGAAGGCATCCCTTTTTCTAAAGACATAAACGCATCTGGCAGTATTTCAATACTCGCTGACTACGAACTTCAAGAAAGCATCAAAGCCTTCGCCGATGACAAGGCAGGCGATAACCGAATCCTCAACGCAGTCCTCTATCTTCAAAATAAACGCGCGCCTCGCGAAGTGGTTCTCATCACCAAAGACATCAACATGCGTTTGCGGGCCAAAGGCGCTGGTGTCCGCTTTGTTGAAGATTACCAAACTGACCAACTAATCGATGATATCCAATACCTCACCAAAGGCTTCCAACAACTGGAAGGCTCATTTTGGGATGGTATCGATAATGTCGAGAGCAGAAGCCTAGGCGGAAAGACGCTACACACCTTAGCAAGAGCGCCGTTCGAGCCAACCTTCCTCAACCAATATGTGATTGACGAAGAAAGTGATTTTGCCGCTCGAGTCGAGGAGATTGAGCCGGAAAGCATTACACTGAGAGACCTCAGCCGCGAAAGGCTGATGAATCGCAGAGCATGGGACATCACACCAAAGAACGTTTATCAAGGCATGGCGATAGATGCGCTGCTCGACCCTGATATTGATCTTGTGATTCTCACTGGCGCAGCGGGTAGTGGTAAGACGCTGTTAGCCATGGCTGCTGCACTTGAACAAACCATTGAACGTAAACAGTTCGATAAGATCATCGTAACCCGAAACACCCCTGATATTGGTGAATCGATAGGTTTCCTTCCGGGTACAGAGGAAGAGAAGATGTTGCCTTGGTTAGCCGCAGTGACCGATACACTGGAAGCACTGCACAAGAACGACCACTGCACAGAAGGCTCGATGAAATACATCTGTGACAAAGCCAATATCCAGTTCAAATCAATCAACTTCATGCGTGGCCGCTCGATTCAGAATGCATTTGTGCTTTTGGATGAGTGTCAGAACCTCACAGCTTCACAAATCAAAACCATCATCACCCGTTGTGGTGAAGGTACTAAGATCGTCTGCTCAGGTAACCTAGCGCAGATAGATTCTTCCTACCTAACCCCTGTGACTTCAGGCTTAACCTACATGGTTGAGCGTTTTAAAAACTTCGAAGGCAGTGCCAACATCCACCTCAATGGTGTGGTGCGTAGCCGACTGGCTGAGTTTGCGGAAGAGAACATGTAG
- a CDS encoding carbon-nitrogen hydrolase family protein: MDCVGLIQMTSGPSPELNFEYLAQEVAKCKELGAKWVVCPENALVFGSKADYHQYAEPVNDGPLQKKISELAKLHRIWIVIGSMPISTTNGVTTTTLVIDDFGCLVAHYDKLHMFDVDVADAHKCYRESDIFTPGNQVVTAETPFGRLGLSICYDVRFPHLYSELRKQGAQIIVVPAAFTAVTGQAHWEALLRCRAIETQSWIVAVGQGGKHPCQRETWGHSMVVDPWGRVVAQLDQDPKSMVVEIDTSSCESIRQNMPIAQHSRFTNQF, from the coding sequence ATGGATTGTGTTGGGTTGATTCAAATGACATCTGGCCCCAGCCCTGAATTGAACTTTGAGTACCTTGCTCAAGAAGTAGCAAAGTGCAAAGAGTTAGGGGCTAAGTGGGTTGTGTGCCCTGAAAACGCGTTAGTCTTTGGCAGTAAAGCCGACTATCACCAGTATGCTGAGCCTGTAAATGATGGCCCACTGCAAAAGAAAATCTCTGAGCTAGCAAAGCTTCATAGAATTTGGATCGTTATTGGTAGCATGCCGATAAGCACAACTAACGGCGTGACGACCACAACCTTGGTGATTGATGATTTTGGTTGCCTCGTTGCTCATTACGACAAGCTACACATGTTTGATGTGGATGTCGCTGACGCACATAAGTGTTATCGAGAGTCGGATATTTTCACTCCGGGCAACCAAGTTGTGACAGCGGAAACGCCTTTTGGTCGCTTAGGTTTGAGTATTTGTTATGATGTGCGCTTTCCACACTTGTATTCAGAGTTACGTAAGCAAGGAGCACAAATCATTGTGGTGCCTGCGGCTTTTACAGCGGTAACGGGTCAAGCGCACTGGGAAGCACTGTTAAGATGCCGCGCGATTGAAACACAGTCGTGGATTGTCGCGGTAGGTCAAGGCGGAAAACACCCTTGCCAAAGAGAAACATGGGGACACTCAATGGTGGTTGATCCATGGGGACGAGTGGTCGCACAGTTAGACCAAGATCCTAAAAGTATGGTGGTTGAGATAGACACATCCAGTTGCGAGTCCATTAGGCAAAATATGCCCATCGCGCAACACTCTCGATTTACCAATCAATTTTAA
- the tldD gene encoding metalloprotease TldD has translation MSINQIEEALLNPTGLTEQNIADTLASIATRQIDYADIYFQSSWHESLVLEDSIIKDGSFNIDCGVGVRAVSGEKTGFAYSDQIQLDGLKQSAIAARGIAKQGQNGKVQAFKRNSNQAYYDAVNPLASWEKQQKTELLKSLDAYIRTKEPMVTEVSVSLSGVHEQMLVAATDGTYAGDIRPLVRLSISVLAQKGDRRERGSAGGGGRFGYDFFLSDDKGTQVAYQFADEAIRQALVNLEAVAAPAGAMPVVLGSGWPGVLLHEAVGHGLEGDFNRKESSVFSGKVGEQVTSSLCTIVDDGTLTDLRGSLNVDDEGVNGQYNTLIENGILKGYMQDKLNARLMGVAPTGNGRRESYAHLPMPRMTNTYMLPGEHTPEEIIATVEKGIYAPNFGGGQVDITSGKFVFSASEAYMIENGKITHPVKGATLIGSGIEAMQQVSMVGNDLSIDRGVGVCGKAGQSVPVGVGQPTLKLDSLTVGGTE, from the coding sequence ATGAGCATTAATCAAATTGAAGAAGCGCTACTGAACCCGACAGGGCTTACGGAGCAAAATATCGCAGATACATTGGCGAGCATTGCTACCCGCCAAATTGATTATGCTGATATCTATTTTCAGTCAAGCTGGCACGAATCTTTAGTGCTAGAAGACAGCATTATTAAAGACGGCTCTTTCAATATCGATTGCGGTGTTGGTGTTCGTGCAGTATCTGGTGAAAAGACCGGTTTTGCTTACTCTGACCAAATCCAACTGGATGGTCTGAAGCAGAGCGCAATTGCGGCTCGTGGTATCGCTAAACAAGGTCAAAACGGCAAGGTTCAAGCGTTCAAACGCAACTCTAACCAAGCTTACTATGATGCAGTTAACCCGCTAGCGAGCTGGGAAAAACAGCAGAAAACAGAATTACTAAAATCATTAGATGCTTACATTCGCACTAAAGAACCGATGGTGACTGAAGTCTCGGTGAGCCTAAGTGGTGTGCATGAGCAGATGCTGGTTGCTGCTACTGATGGCACTTACGCTGGTGATATTCGTCCGCTGGTTCGCTTGTCTATTAGTGTGCTTGCACAGAAGGGCGATCGTCGTGAGCGTGGTAGCGCTGGTGGTGGTGGCCGTTTTGGTTACGACTTCTTCCTAAGCGATGATAAAGGCACTCAGGTTGCTTACCAATTTGCTGATGAAGCGATTCGCCAAGCATTAGTTAACCTCGAAGCGGTTGCAGCGCCTGCTGGTGCAATGCCTGTGGTTCTTGGTTCTGGTTGGCCGGGCGTTCTGCTGCATGAAGCGGTAGGCCACGGTTTAGAAGGCGACTTCAACCGTAAAGAGTCATCAGTATTCTCTGGTAAAGTTGGTGAGCAAGTAACTTCAAGCCTATGTACGATTGTCGATGACGGCACATTAACGGATCTACGCGGTTCATTGAACGTCGATGATGAAGGTGTTAACGGTCAGTACAATACGCTAATCGAAAACGGCATCCTAAAAGGTTACATGCAAGATAAGCTGAACGCTCGTCTAATGGGTGTAGCACCGACAGGTAATGGTCGTCGTGAGTCTTACGCGCATCTTCCAATGCCACGTATGACGAATACATACATGCTACCGGGCGAACACACGCCGGAAGAGATCATCGCAACGGTTGAGAAAGGTATCTACGCACCGAACTTCGGTGGCGGTCAGGTCGATATCACATCAGGTAAGTTTGTATTCTCAGCTTCTGAAGCGTACATGATTGAAAACGGTAAGATCACTCACCCAGTGAAAGGCGCGACGCTAATCGGTTCTGGTATCGAAGCAATGCAGCAGGTGTCTATGGTGGGTAACGACCTAAGCATCGACCGTGGTGTGGGTGTGTGTGGTAAGGCTGGTCAAAGTGTGCCAGTGGGTGTTGGTCAACCAACATTGAAACTAGACTCGCTAACCGTTGGTGGTACTGAGTAA
- a CDS encoding YhdP family protein: MSSSVTLILRACLWLVVTLLVTLAIAVTTLRVALPNLNKYQSEIELWVNQHSGFDFSIQDVGGFWRNTHPSIALQGVKASLPNAEDVSFSVERVEVEFDLIQSVVQMRPVVADLVMNQMYLDIRSIDLFAGQNGKDEPKDPGSSKRVIQELDNLLLKTLVDVTAKDSTLLYRTISDEERQLDIETLKWQNSGKHHLAEGVVSIKDANLNSLSVSANFIDGGSLTDMTGEFYVSADSISVKPWLTRYMQAESGIETGTVSLNSWLTLRNSKPVSAYVEVLPSELTWNEDGEHDLMLESGVFKLSPTDDGWQVNGHSLNLRTDDTPWPELDVAFKWNHGPWQLNVSELDIATITPLIKLLPDSEQSTKMINVLAPGGSVSDIRVSMDSGIDSLRYSASFSDLAIEQWELVPGFSQVSGSVFGSASEAKASLHVIDDVFPYGDVFQAPLNIKQGQVDIVWQQDENGWKLWSDKITAATPDLQVLGAFRLDFPKDASPFLSFYGEADAYNVGETWRYLPTLALGQDLTDYLSTAIQAGKADTVKLLWHGDLSQYPYTNHDGIFQVWVGLEDAKFSFDTAWPLITDLQLDLLFENDAMHLDSRSAQLMDVTADRITGRIPYLGEGGHIEIEAKATASGNAVRDYMTSSPLVGSVGAALTALQVSGDVSSEFQLNIPFDSEKEARAWGYADLSGNHVEIEAPPMVLENTTGRIEFDNDVVTANGLAADLLNQGISLDFKGLNDGPGYAVDIDVLGDWDVKPLEPYIGEQWLSRLSGHAQWQSQIDIQLNDIGFTYQLDLQSDLKYLASDYPYPLEKKSLESGSARLQASGNQETITARLQLPNTKYQAEIDITGDVPELTATNLVLGRGGYKISPVVGHHALIRTDKFNADDWLSVVMEPVKPSTAVLSQMNTPTIPAPSRITFESKELILGGISWNDVDFSARKNKQAWQMEVSSQELEGDINYLPPYDLTVSLDRLHLFVPEWSDKNNQDQQLLQRKEQAAPLISKLDRKIHDAMPNLTLTLNDFWLQGYKVGKVDVEMTRNEDRIEWNKIQVRSGGNKADVSGWWELQGDKSHSSLTVDVEGENNSELMERFGITSGIQKAPFALEGQLNWDGSPWGIKMDTLDGNVKTKFGKGIISDVSGAARLLGLFSLDSIIRKMQLDFSDVFDKGMAFNSITGTGEIQNGIFLTNDLNMDAVAGEMKIKGIANLNTRQVDAEVNFTPDITSGIPVLTAFAVTPQTALYVLAVTTVISPVVEVFTQVNYSVKGPLDSPTVSELSRSSGEFQLPEKLRKLAE, encoded by the coding sequence GTGAGCTCAAGCGTTACTCTGATTCTACGTGCATGTTTATGGTTAGTGGTTACTCTCTTAGTAACGCTAGCCATTGCCGTTACTACACTGCGTGTAGCCTTGCCCAATTTAAACAAGTATCAATCTGAAATTGAGCTTTGGGTAAACCAACACTCCGGTTTTGATTTTTCGATTCAAGACGTGGGCGGTTTTTGGCGTAACACTCACCCCTCTATTGCTCTGCAAGGCGTTAAAGCCAGCCTTCCCAATGCGGAAGATGTGAGCTTTTCTGTCGAGCGTGTTGAAGTCGAGTTTGACTTGATTCAATCGGTCGTACAGATGCGCCCAGTTGTGGCCGACTTGGTCATGAATCAAATGTATCTTGATATCCGCTCAATTGATCTGTTTGCCGGACAAAACGGCAAAGACGAACCTAAAGATCCCGGTTCCTCCAAGCGAGTGATACAAGAGCTCGATAATTTACTTCTGAAAACTTTGGTGGATGTGACCGCCAAAGATTCCACTCTGTTATATCGCACTATCTCTGATGAAGAACGTCAGCTTGATATCGAAACTCTCAAATGGCAAAACTCAGGTAAACATCACCTTGCGGAAGGTGTGGTGAGTATTAAAGACGCCAATCTAAACTCTTTGTCAGTGAGCGCTAACTTTATTGATGGCGGCTCGTTAACGGATATGACGGGTGAGTTTTATGTCAGTGCCGACAGTATCTCGGTTAAGCCTTGGTTAACTCGTTATATGCAGGCGGAATCCGGTATTGAAACGGGTACTGTGAGCTTGAATAGCTGGCTTACGCTGCGAAATAGCAAACCGGTAAGCGCTTATGTTGAGGTTTTACCCTCAGAATTGACGTGGAACGAAGATGGTGAGCATGACCTCATGCTTGAGTCCGGTGTCTTTAAGTTGTCGCCGACTGATGATGGTTGGCAAGTAAATGGTCACTCACTAAACCTCAGAACGGATGACACACCTTGGCCGGAACTCGACGTCGCGTTCAAGTGGAACCACGGTCCATGGCAACTCAACGTTTCCGAGCTGGATATTGCGACCATTACTCCATTGATTAAGCTGCTGCCTGACTCTGAACAATCAACCAAAATGATTAACGTATTGGCGCCGGGAGGCTCTGTTTCTGATATCCGTGTCTCTATGGATTCAGGAATCGACAGTTTACGTTATTCAGCCAGTTTTTCTGATCTTGCTATCGAGCAGTGGGAACTAGTCCCAGGCTTTAGCCAAGTGTCAGGTAGTGTGTTTGGTTCGGCTTCGGAAGCGAAAGCTAGCCTGCATGTTATTGATGATGTGTTCCCTTATGGTGATGTCTTCCAAGCCCCTTTGAATATCAAACAAGGTCAGGTTGATATTGTTTGGCAACAAGATGAAAACGGCTGGAAACTGTGGTCGGACAAAATCACAGCGGCAACGCCAGATTTACAAGTACTAGGCGCATTCCGCTTAGACTTTCCAAAAGATGCGAGCCCGTTTTTATCCTTCTACGGCGAAGCGGACGCTTACAATGTCGGTGAAACATGGCGTTACTTACCTACGCTGGCTCTTGGGCAAGACCTAACAGACTACCTTTCAACTGCGATTCAAGCGGGTAAAGCGGACACCGTAAAACTGTTGTGGCATGGTGATTTGTCTCAATACCCATACACTAACCACGATGGTATTTTCCAAGTCTGGGTTGGCTTAGAAGATGCGAAATTCAGCTTTGATACTGCGTGGCCATTGATTACTGACCTTCAGCTTGATCTGTTGTTTGAAAATGATGCGATGCATCTGGATTCTCGTTCCGCTCAATTGATGGATGTGACGGCAGATCGAATCACAGGACGCATTCCTTATTTAGGGGAAGGCGGCCATATTGAAATTGAAGCTAAAGCGACGGCGTCAGGCAATGCAGTGCGCGATTACATGACGTCTTCGCCACTGGTGGGTTCAGTAGGCGCAGCGTTAACCGCACTTCAAGTGAGTGGTGATGTCTCTTCTGAGTTCCAGCTTAATATTCCGTTTGATTCTGAAAAAGAAGCAAGAGCGTGGGGTTATGCCGACCTAAGTGGTAACCATGTTGAGATTGAAGCGCCACCAATGGTGCTGGAGAATACCACGGGTCGCATTGAGTTTGATAATGATGTGGTGACGGCAAATGGCCTCGCTGCGGATCTACTTAACCAAGGTATCTCGCTTGACTTTAAAGGCCTGAATGATGGCCCAGGCTATGCAGTCGATATTGATGTGTTAGGTGACTGGGACGTTAAACCTCTAGAACCTTACATTGGTGAGCAATGGTTAAGTCGCTTGTCAGGTCATGCACAATGGCAAAGCCAAATTGATATCCAGCTTAATGATATCGGCTTTACCTACCAACTAGACTTACAGTCAGATCTAAAATACTTGGCGAGTGATTACCCGTATCCTTTGGAGAAAAAATCACTAGAAAGTGGCTCTGCAAGGCTACAGGCATCGGGTAACCAAGAGACGATTACCGCGCGCCTGCAATTGCCAAACACCAAGTACCAAGCTGAGATTGATATCACAGGCGACGTGCCTGAGTTAACGGCGACCAACTTAGTGCTTGGTCGCGGTGGCTATAAAATTAGCCCAGTTGTTGGCCATCACGCACTGATTCGTACGGATAAATTCAATGCCGATGATTGGTTATCGGTTGTGATGGAACCGGTCAAGCCTTCAACGGCTGTGCTTAGCCAAATGAACACGCCAACCATTCCAGCGCCAAGCCGTATTACCTTTGAGAGTAAAGAGCTGATCTTGGGTGGTATCTCTTGGAATGATGTCGATTTTAGTGCTCGCAAGAACAAACAAGCGTGGCAAATGGAAGTGTCTAGCCAAGAGCTAGAAGGGGATATTAACTACCTGCCACCTTACGATTTGACGGTTTCACTGGATCGTCTGCATCTGTTTGTTCCTGAATGGAGTGATAAGAACAACCAAGATCAGCAACTGCTGCAACGCAAAGAACAAGCTGCGCCATTGATCTCCAAATTGGATAGAAAGATCCACGATGCGATGCCAAACTTGACCTTGACGTTGAACGACTTTTGGCTACAAGGCTACAAGGTTGGTAAGGTCGATGTTGAAATGACGAGGAACGAAGACCGTATCGAGTGGAACAAAATCCAGGTTCGAAGTGGTGGCAACAAAGCGGATGTGAGTGGCTGGTGGGAACTGCAAGGTGACAAGAGTCATTCATCGTTAACCGTTGATGTAGAAGGTGAAAACAACAGCGAACTCATGGAGCGCTTTGGTATTACTTCCGGGATTCAAAAAGCGCCATTTGCGTTGGAAGGCCAACTAAATTGGGACGGCTCGCCTTGGGGGATCAAAATGGATACCCTTGATGGCAACGTTAAAACTAAGTTTGGTAAAGGCATTATCTCAGATGTGAGCGGCGCTGCTCGATTGCTTGGTCTGTTTAGCCTAGATTCGATCATCCGTAAGATGCAGCTCGATTTCTCGGACGTGTTTGATAAAGGTATGGCATTTAACAGCATCACAGGCACTGGCGAGATTCAAAATGGCATCTTCCTGACCAATGATCTGAATATGGATGCGGTCGCCGGTGAGATGAAGATCAAAGGTATCGCTAACCTCAACACGCGTCAGGTTGATGCTGAGGTGAACTTTACCCCAGATATTACCTCGGGGATTCCTGTATTAACTGCCTTTGCGGTAACCCCTCAAACGGCGCTGTACGTCTTGGCGGTGACCACGGTTATATCGCCAGTGGTTGAAGTCTTTACCCAAGTTAATTACTCGGTGAAAGGGCCATTGGATTCACCAACGGTGAGCGAGCTTTCTCGTAGCTCCGGCGAGTTTCAGCTACCAGAGAAGCTGAGAAAATTAGCCGAATAG